From Orcinus orca chromosome 3, mOrcOrc1.1, whole genome shotgun sequence, a single genomic window includes:
- the ZBTB7A gene encoding zinc finger and BTB domain-containing protein 7A isoform X1, which yields MMQNQPWTILMQSWGNRGWWGRWGHYFLRASQPSQWARPSLSLTTAPSSPALQVSARKMAGGVDGPIGIPFPDHSSDILSGLNEQRTQGLLCDVVILVEGREFPTHRSVLAACSQYFKKLFTSGAVVDQQNVYEIDFVSAEALTALMDFAYTATLTVSTANVGDILSAARLLEIPAVSHVCADLLDRQILAADAGADAGQLDLVDQIDQRNLLRAKEYLEFFQSNPMNSLPAAAAAAASFPWSAFGASDDDLDATKEAVAAAVAAVAAGDCNGLDFYGPGPPAERPPAGDGDEGDSNPGLWPERDDDAPAGGLFPPPVAQPSTATQNGHYGRGGEEEAASLSEAAPEPGDSPGFLSGTAEGEDGDGADTDGLAASTLLQQMMSSVGRAGAATAGDSDEESRADDKGVVDYYLKYFSGAHDGDVYPAWSQKVEKKIRAKAFQKCPICEKVIQGAGKLPRHIRTHTGEKPYECNICKVRFTRQDKLKVHMRKHTGEKPYLCQQCGAAFAHNYDLKNHMRVHTGLRPYQCDSCCKTFVRSDHLHRHLKKDGCNGVPSRRGRKPRVRGGGLGGPDPAPAPGAPVPPGAPAPPGSPDARRNGQEKHFKDEDEDEDEASPDGLGRLNVAGAAGGGDGGAGATADGSFAAGLA from the exons ATGATGCAGAACCAGCCATGGACCATCCTGATGCAGAGCTGGGGAAACCGAggctggtgggggaggtgggggcacTACTTTCTGAGGGCCTCGCAGCCCAGCCAGTGGGCCCGGCCCTCCCTGTCCCTCACGACCGCCCCTTCCTCCCCGGCGCTGCAGGTCTCGGCGCGGAAGATGGCCGGCGGCGTGGACGGCCCCATCGGGATCCCGTTCCCCGACCACAGCAGCGACATTCTGAGTGGACTCAACGAGCAGCGGACGCAGGGCCTGCTGTGCGACGTGGTGATCCTGGTGGAGGGCCGTGAGTTCCCCACGCACCGCTCGGTGCTGGCTGCCTGCAGCCAGTACTTCAAGAAGCTGTTCACGTCGGGTGCCGTGGTGGACCAGCAGAACGTGTACGAGATCGACTTCGTCAGCGCCGAGGCGCTCACGGCCCTCATGGATTTCGCCTACACGGCCACGCTCACCGTCAGCACAGCCAACGTGGGCGACATCCTCAGCGCCGCCCGCCTGCTCGAGATCCCCGCCGTGAGCCACGTCTGCGCCGACCTCCTCGACCGGCAGATCCTGGCGGCCGATGCGGGTGCCGATGCTGGCCAGCTGGACCTCGTAGATCAAATTGATCAGCGAAACCTCCTTCGCGCCAAGGAGTACCTCGAGTTCTTCCAGAGCAACCCCATGAACAGcctgcccgccgccgccgccgccgccgcctcatTCCCATGGTCTGCCTTTGGCGCATCCGACGATGACCTGGACGCCACCAAGGAGGCCGTGGCCGCTGCCGTGGCCGCCGTGGCTGCCGGCGACTGCAATGGCTTGGACTTCTACGGGCCCGGCCCCCCAGCCGAGCGACCCCCGGCCGGGGATGGGGATGAGGGAGATAGCAACCCAGGTCTGTGGCCGGAGCGTGATGACGACGCCCCCGCTGGGGGCCTCTTCCCACCCCCCGTGGCCCAGCCGTCCACCGCCACACAGAACGGCCACTACGGCcggggcggggaggaggaggcAGCCTCGCTGTCAGAGGCGGCCCCGGAGCCGGGCGACTCTCCGGGCTTCCTGTCGGGCACGGCTGAGGGCGAGGACGGGGACGGGGCCGACACGGACGGGCTGGCGGCCAGCACGCTGCTGCAGCAGATGATGTCGTCGGTGGGCCGGGCGGGAGCGGCGACGGCGGGGGACAGCGACGAGGAGTCACGGGCGGATGACAAGGGCGTCGTGGACTACTACCTGAAGTACTTCAGCGGCGCCCACGACGGCGACGTCTACCCGGCCTGGTCGCAGAAGGTGGAGAAGAAGATCCGGGCTAAGGCCTTCCAGAAGTGCCCCATCTGCGAGAAGGTCATCCAGGGCGCCGGCAAGCTGCCGCGGCACATCCGGACCCACACGGGCGAGAAGCCCTACGAGTGTAACATCTGCAAGGTCCGATTCACCAG GCAGGACAAGCTCAAGGTGCACATGAGGAAGCACACGGGCGAGAAGCCGTACCTGTGCCAGCAGTGCGGGGCGGCGTTCGCGCACAACTACGACCTGAAGAACCACATGCGCGTCCACACTGGCCTGCGCCCCTACCAGTGCGACAGCTGCTGCAAGACGTTCGTGCGCTCCGACCACCTGCACAGACACCTCAAGAAGGACGGCTGCAACGGCGTGCCCTCACGCCGCGGCCGCAAGCCCCGGGTGCGGGGTGGCGGGCTTGGGGGGCCcgaccccgcccccgccccgggggCCCCTGTGCCGCCCGGCGCCCCTGCCCCGCCCGGGTCGCCGGACGCGCGGCGCAATGGCCAGGAGAAGCACTTTAAGGACGAGGACGAGGATGAGGACGAGGCCAGCCCCGACGGCCTGGGCAGGTTGAATGTAGCGGGCGCCGCTGGGGGAGGCGACGGGGGCGCCGGGGCCACCGCCGATGGCAGCTTCGCGGCCGGACTCGcttga
- the PIAS4 gene encoding E3 SUMO-protein ligase PIAS4, whose product MAAELVEAKNMVMSFRVSDLQMLLGFVGRSKSGLKHELVTRALQLVQFDCSPELFKKIKELYETRYAKKSSEPVPQPHRPLDPLTMHSTYDRASSVPRTPLTGPNIDYPVLYGKYLNGLGRLPAKTLKPEVRLVKLPFFNMLDELLKPTELVPQNNEKLQESPCIFALTPRQVELIRNSRELQPGVKAVQVVLRICYSDTSSPQEDQYPPNIAVKVNHSYCSVPGYYPSNKPGVEPKRPCRPINLTHLMYLSSATNRITVTWGNYGKSYSVALYLVRQLTSSELLQRLKTIGVKHPELCKALVKEKLRLDPDSEIATTGVRVSLICPLVKMRLSVPCRAETCAHLQCFDAVFYLQMNEKKPTWMCPVCDKPAPYDQLIIDGLLSKILSECEDADEIEYLVDGSWCPIRAEKERSCSPQCPILVLGTSDANGLPTTPNVNGGGGSALGGAGGGGGAAGGVENGKPGADVVDLTLDSSSSSEEDEDEDEEDEDEDEDGPRPKRRCPFQKGLVSAC is encoded by the exons AACATGGTGATGAGTTTCCGAGTCTCTGATCTTCAGATGCTCCTGGGTTTTGTCGGCCGGAGTAAGAGCGGACTTAAACACGAACTTGTCACCCGGGCTCTCCAGCTGGTCCAGTTTGACTGTAGTCCCGAGCTGTTCAAGAAGATCAAGGAACTCTACGAGACACGCTACGCCAAGAAGAGCTCGGAGCCCGTGCCGCAGCCCCACCGGCCCTTGGACCCCCTGACCATGCACTCCACCTACGACCGGGCCAGCTCGGTGCCCAGGACTCCCCTCACGGGCCCCAACATTGACTACCCCGTGCTCTACGGGAAGTACTTAAACGGACTCGGACGGTTGCCTGCCAAGACCCTCAAGCCAGAAGTGCGCCTGGTGAAGTTGCCCTTCTTTAACATGTTGGATGAATTGCTGAAGCCCACCGAGCTGG TTCCACAGAATAACGAGAAGCTTCAGGAGAGCCCGTGCATCTTTGCCTTGACGCCCAGACAGGTGGAGCTGATCCGGAACTCCAG AGAACTGCAGCCTGGGGTCAAGGCCGTGCAGGTCGTCCTAAG AATCTGCTACTCAGACACCAGCAGCCCTCAGGAAGACCAGTACCCACCCAACATCGCCGTGAAGGTCAACCACAGCTACTGCTCGGTCCCG GGCTACTACCCCTCGAACAAGCCAGGAGTGGAGCCCAAGAGGCCGTGCCGCCCCATTAACCTCACCCACCTCATGTACCTGTCCTCGGCCACCAACCGCATCACCGTCACCTGGGGGAACTACGGCAAG AGTTACTCCGTGGCCTTGTACTTGGTGCGGCAACTGACCTCCTCGGAGCTGCTGCAGAGGTTGAAGACCATTGGGGTCAAGCACCCGGAGCTGTGCAAGGCACTGG tcaaaGAGAAGCTGCGCCTGGACCCCGACAGTGAGATTGCCACCACTGGCGTGCGGGTCTCCCTCATCTGCCCG CTGGTGAAGATGCGGCTGTCGGTGCCCTGCCGCGCGGAGACCTGCGCACACCTGCAGTGCTTCGACGCCGTCTTCTACCTCCAGATGAACGAGAAGAAGCCCACCTGGATGTGCCCGGTGTGTGACAAGCCAGCCCCCTACGACCAGCTCATCATCGATGG gctCCTCTCCAAGATCCTGAGCGAGTGCGAGGATGCCGACGAGATCGAGTACCTGGTGGACGGCTCGTGGTGCCCAATCCGTGCCGAGAAGGAGCGCAGCTGCAGCCCCCAGTGCCCCATCCTTGTGCTTG GCACCTCGGATGCTAATGGGCTCCCAACCACCCCCAACGTCAACGGCGGGGGTGGCAGCGCGCTcgggggcgcgggcggcgggggcggcgcggCGGGAGGTGTGGAGAACGGGAAGCCAGGAGCTGATGTGGTGGACCTCACGCTGGACAGCTCGTCGTCCtcggaggaggacgaggacgaggacgaggaggacgaggacgaggacgaggatgGCCCCCGGCCCAAGCGTCGCTGCCCCTTCCAGAAGGGCCTGGTGTCGGCCTGCTGA
- the ZBTB7A gene encoding zinc finger and BTB domain-containing protein 7A isoform X2, which translates to MAGGVDGPIGIPFPDHSSDILSGLNEQRTQGLLCDVVILVEGREFPTHRSVLAACSQYFKKLFTSGAVVDQQNVYEIDFVSAEALTALMDFAYTATLTVSTANVGDILSAARLLEIPAVSHVCADLLDRQILAADAGADAGQLDLVDQIDQRNLLRAKEYLEFFQSNPMNSLPAAAAAAASFPWSAFGASDDDLDATKEAVAAAVAAVAAGDCNGLDFYGPGPPAERPPAGDGDEGDSNPGLWPERDDDAPAGGLFPPPVAQPSTATQNGHYGRGGEEEAASLSEAAPEPGDSPGFLSGTAEGEDGDGADTDGLAASTLLQQMMSSVGRAGAATAGDSDEESRADDKGVVDYYLKYFSGAHDGDVYPAWSQKVEKKIRAKAFQKCPICEKVIQGAGKLPRHIRTHTGEKPYECNICKVRFTRQDKLKVHMRKHTGEKPYLCQQCGAAFAHNYDLKNHMRVHTGLRPYQCDSCCKTFVRSDHLHRHLKKDGCNGVPSRRGRKPRVRGGGLGGPDPAPAPGAPVPPGAPAPPGSPDARRNGQEKHFKDEDEDEDEASPDGLGRLNVAGAAGGGDGGAGATADGSFAAGLA; encoded by the exons ATGGCCGGCGGCGTGGACGGCCCCATCGGGATCCCGTTCCCCGACCACAGCAGCGACATTCTGAGTGGACTCAACGAGCAGCGGACGCAGGGCCTGCTGTGCGACGTGGTGATCCTGGTGGAGGGCCGTGAGTTCCCCACGCACCGCTCGGTGCTGGCTGCCTGCAGCCAGTACTTCAAGAAGCTGTTCACGTCGGGTGCCGTGGTGGACCAGCAGAACGTGTACGAGATCGACTTCGTCAGCGCCGAGGCGCTCACGGCCCTCATGGATTTCGCCTACACGGCCACGCTCACCGTCAGCACAGCCAACGTGGGCGACATCCTCAGCGCCGCCCGCCTGCTCGAGATCCCCGCCGTGAGCCACGTCTGCGCCGACCTCCTCGACCGGCAGATCCTGGCGGCCGATGCGGGTGCCGATGCTGGCCAGCTGGACCTCGTAGATCAAATTGATCAGCGAAACCTCCTTCGCGCCAAGGAGTACCTCGAGTTCTTCCAGAGCAACCCCATGAACAGcctgcccgccgccgccgccgccgccgcctcatTCCCATGGTCTGCCTTTGGCGCATCCGACGATGACCTGGACGCCACCAAGGAGGCCGTGGCCGCTGCCGTGGCCGCCGTGGCTGCCGGCGACTGCAATGGCTTGGACTTCTACGGGCCCGGCCCCCCAGCCGAGCGACCCCCGGCCGGGGATGGGGATGAGGGAGATAGCAACCCAGGTCTGTGGCCGGAGCGTGATGACGACGCCCCCGCTGGGGGCCTCTTCCCACCCCCCGTGGCCCAGCCGTCCACCGCCACACAGAACGGCCACTACGGCcggggcggggaggaggaggcAGCCTCGCTGTCAGAGGCGGCCCCGGAGCCGGGCGACTCTCCGGGCTTCCTGTCGGGCACGGCTGAGGGCGAGGACGGGGACGGGGCCGACACGGACGGGCTGGCGGCCAGCACGCTGCTGCAGCAGATGATGTCGTCGGTGGGCCGGGCGGGAGCGGCGACGGCGGGGGACAGCGACGAGGAGTCACGGGCGGATGACAAGGGCGTCGTGGACTACTACCTGAAGTACTTCAGCGGCGCCCACGACGGCGACGTCTACCCGGCCTGGTCGCAGAAGGTGGAGAAGAAGATCCGGGCTAAGGCCTTCCAGAAGTGCCCCATCTGCGAGAAGGTCATCCAGGGCGCCGGCAAGCTGCCGCGGCACATCCGGACCCACACGGGCGAGAAGCCCTACGAGTGTAACATCTGCAAGGTCCGATTCACCAG GCAGGACAAGCTCAAGGTGCACATGAGGAAGCACACGGGCGAGAAGCCGTACCTGTGCCAGCAGTGCGGGGCGGCGTTCGCGCACAACTACGACCTGAAGAACCACATGCGCGTCCACACTGGCCTGCGCCCCTACCAGTGCGACAGCTGCTGCAAGACGTTCGTGCGCTCCGACCACCTGCACAGACACCTCAAGAAGGACGGCTGCAACGGCGTGCCCTCACGCCGCGGCCGCAAGCCCCGGGTGCGGGGTGGCGGGCTTGGGGGGCCcgaccccgcccccgccccgggggCCCCTGTGCCGCCCGGCGCCCCTGCCCCGCCCGGGTCGCCGGACGCGCGGCGCAATGGCCAGGAGAAGCACTTTAAGGACGAGGACGAGGATGAGGACGAGGCCAGCCCCGACGGCCTGGGCAGGTTGAATGTAGCGGGCGCCGCTGGGGGAGGCGACGGGGGCGCCGGGGCCACCGCCGATGGCAGCTTCGCGGCCGGACTCGcttga